One window of Enterobacter sp. RHBSTW-00175 genomic DNA carries:
- a CDS encoding DEAD/DEAH box helicase, protein MTESDSWLSLEETATYLGMGKTALYAMAREGRIPARKIGKKWIFEKSGLDQWVRTARPLQSFFLDADFKIDGNDHLRDPQREGYLRTYEFFRAGKNKAILQIPVGCGKTGLASLLPFGISEGRVIVIAPNLTIKDGLYEAMDITNRQKCFWRKSGVLSTDQMLSGPLACTLDSGNLSIAAKSHIVITNVHQLATNVDKWLTQFPDDFFDMIIVDEAHHSAAASWQKVIERFPKAKVVLLTATPFRSDRQELDGELVFRYPFRNATLKGYIKRLKASYVAPSTIELGFSDAGGKTYTLEEVLKLKEEEWFSRGVALARLCNKHIVDSSLQKLEELRQSGTQHQLIAVACSINHAREIRSLYQERGFNADVIHSKQTEDEQAAILAALRNGSLDCIIQVQMLGEGFDHPKLSVAAIFRPFRSLAPYIQFVGRIMRVVVQNDPGHPDNIGHIVTHLGMNLDARLKEFKQFENDDQAFWDKVIGGDEPEVPQAVLDGTTRLRAGDQVVVHGEVVDSLWEEDFTSVEDTQIVADLRERLKLLGLDDSKAEEMVRLAQQSPVRKNSPTAPFMVQPQREWEEARKRMQEQAKRLANVLLNHVELKQTGNEMVYKYKTLKLTGRNNYICALMMVNKEMEKRLGKERQQATTEEFRSVLDNLDDLLQVLVRRVRKAKAVYEKIEF, encoded by the coding sequence CGGGCTCGACCAATGGGTGCGCACCGCTCGCCCTCTTCAGTCGTTTTTTCTCGACGCTGATTTCAAGATCGACGGGAACGACCACCTTCGCGACCCGCAACGCGAGGGTTACTTGCGCACCTACGAGTTCTTCCGCGCAGGCAAGAACAAGGCAATCCTCCAGATTCCCGTCGGGTGCGGCAAGACCGGCTTAGCATCCTTGCTTCCGTTCGGAATTTCGGAAGGCAGGGTCATCGTCATCGCGCCAAACCTCACCATTAAGGATGGTCTATACGAGGCAATGGACATCACCAACCGTCAGAAATGCTTCTGGCGGAAATCCGGCGTACTAAGCACTGACCAGATGCTGTCTGGACCGCTCGCCTGTACGCTCGACAGCGGCAACCTCTCGATCGCGGCGAAGTCCCATATCGTTATTACGAACGTCCACCAACTTGCAACCAACGTGGACAAATGGCTGACCCAGTTCCCTGATGACTTTTTCGACATGATCATCGTCGATGAAGCTCACCACAGTGCTGCTGCCAGTTGGCAGAAAGTCATCGAGCGTTTCCCGAAGGCCAAGGTCGTGCTTCTGACGGCAACTCCATTCCGGAGCGATCGCCAGGAACTCGATGGCGAATTGGTGTTCCGGTACCCATTCAGGAACGCAACTCTGAAAGGTTATATCAAGCGCCTTAAGGCGAGCTACGTCGCCCCCTCAACCATTGAACTCGGCTTCTCCGATGCTGGCGGAAAGACGTACACGCTGGAAGAAGTTCTGAAATTGAAGGAAGAGGAATGGTTCAGCCGCGGTGTTGCGCTTGCCAGGCTGTGCAACAAGCACATCGTTGACAGCAGCTTGCAAAAGCTCGAGGAACTCCGCCAAAGCGGAACGCAGCACCAGTTGATCGCAGTCGCATGCTCCATCAACCACGCGCGGGAGATTCGTTCGCTGTACCAAGAACGCGGCTTCAATGCCGATGTTATCCATAGCAAACAGACGGAGGATGAGCAGGCGGCCATTCTTGCCGCGCTGCGCAACGGCTCGCTCGACTGCATCATCCAGGTGCAGATGCTGGGCGAGGGGTTCGACCATCCGAAATTGAGCGTAGCGGCGATTTTCCGCCCGTTTAGATCGCTAGCCCCCTACATCCAATTTGTCGGGCGCATCATGCGAGTCGTGGTCCAGAACGATCCGGGGCATCCTGACAACATCGGCCATATAGTCACTCACTTGGGCATGAACCTCGATGCGCGCTTGAAGGAATTCAAGCAATTCGAGAACGATGACCAGGCATTCTGGGACAAGGTTATTGGAGGCGATGAACCTGAGGTGCCGCAGGCGGTGCTCGACGGTACCACGCGGCTCCGCGCGGGTGATCAGGTTGTCGTTCATGGCGAGGTCGTCGATTCCTTGTGGGAAGAGGACTTCACGTCGGTTGAGGACACGCAGATCGTCGCGGACCTCCGCGAACGTCTGAAGCTCCTCGGTCTCGACGACAGCAAGGCTGAGGAGATGGTTCGACTTGCACAGCAATCTCCCGTGCGCAAGAACTCACCCACTGCGCCTTTCATGGTTCAGCCGCAGCGGGAATGGGAAGAAGCCAGGAAACGGATGCAGGAGCAGGCCAAGCGTTTGGCAAACGTGCTGCTAAACCATGTTGAACTCAAGCAGACCGGCAATGAAATGGTCTACAAATACAAGACCTTGAAGCTCACCGGAAGAAATAACTACATCTGCGCACTGATGATGGTGAACAAAGAGATGGAAAAACGCCTGGGAAAAGAAAGGCAGCAGGCGACAACTGAAGAATTCCGTTCCGTTCTCGATAATCTCGATGACCTGTTGCAGGTGCTTGTGAGGCGCGTGCGCAAGGCGAAGGCTGTTTATGAAAAAATCGAGTTCTAG
- a CDS encoding DUF2274 domain-containing protein has product MTTRKLRLGPLPKTESTKLTFACPTSLKADLDHYAALHAQAYGEAVDAVTLIPHMLEAFMAGDRGFRRVGRSISLKHDI; this is encoded by the coding sequence ATGACGACGCGCAAGCTGCGGCTCGGCCCGCTACCGAAAACGGAATCCACGAAGCTGACCTTTGCCTGCCCAACCAGCCTGAAAGCCGACCTCGACCACTACGCCGCGCTGCACGCGCAGGCGTATGGCGAGGCGGTCGATGCGGTGACGCTGATCCCGCACATGCTTGAGGCGTTTATGGCGGGGGATCGGGGGTTCAGGCGAGTGGGAAGGTCGATTTCCTTGAAACATGACATTTAA
- a CDS encoding TrbI/VirB10 family protein translates to MSQDDTPDLAAPQAAGKIAPEAVALRAQPRPVTRLNRRTLAILTGGLSVAVLGALMWSLQPQRRGAGEQTELYNVDRVSKSEGLDALPADYSKLPPALPPKVPELGPPLPGDLGPAIVKSQQPVTAAYAAPGHDPNDALRKEAEAAAGSSVFFRSGTQKAAPVAQSQATAAPGFAANAAFDPMAAGPASTAAQPADPTATQNRQDQKEAFQKAGSTETQNSGILTMPASPYQVMAGTVIAGALVTGIKSDLPGDVIATVTEPVYDTATGRFLLIPQGSRILGRYNSQVSYGQSRVQVVWNRIILPDTSSLTLDNLVGADPAGYAGLEDDVDYHWGRIFAGAALTTLLGVGAELAAPENRQDGDRIIIAGRDSAQDSINQVGQEMTRRNMNIQPTLTERPGLPVRIIANRDLVLRPYQPLFFNKGTSR, encoded by the coding sequence ATGAGCCAGGACGACACTCCCGACCTCGCCGCGCCGCAGGCGGCGGGCAAGATCGCGCCCGAGGCGGTGGCGCTGCGCGCCCAGCCGCGCCCGGTCACGCGCCTGAACCGACGCACGCTGGCCATCCTCACCGGCGGCCTGTCGGTCGCCGTACTCGGCGCGCTGATGTGGTCGCTGCAACCGCAGCGGCGTGGTGCTGGTGAACAGACCGAGCTTTACAACGTCGATCGTGTCTCCAAGTCCGAAGGGCTGGATGCGCTGCCAGCGGACTACTCCAAACTGCCGCCGGCCTTGCCGCCCAAGGTGCCCGAGCTGGGGCCGCCGCTGCCGGGCGATCTTGGCCCGGCCATCGTCAAGTCGCAGCAACCGGTGACGGCCGCCTATGCGGCCCCCGGCCACGACCCGAACGATGCCCTGCGCAAGGAAGCCGAAGCGGCCGCGGGTTCATCGGTGTTCTTTCGCTCTGGCACGCAGAAGGCTGCGCCGGTGGCGCAGTCGCAGGCTACCGCCGCGCCGGGCTTCGCCGCCAATGCGGCGTTCGACCCGATGGCTGCCGGGCCAGCCTCTACGGCAGCGCAGCCCGCCGATCCGACGGCGACACAGAACCGGCAAGACCAGAAAGAGGCGTTCCAGAAAGCCGGAAGTACAGAGACCCAAAATTCCGGCATTCTGACGATGCCGGCCTCGCCGTATCAGGTGATGGCCGGGACGGTCATCGCCGGGGCGCTGGTGACGGGCATCAAGTCGGACTTGCCGGGCGACGTGATCGCCACGGTGACGGAGCCGGTCTATGACACGGCTACCGGGCGCTTTCTGCTCATCCCGCAGGGTTCGCGCATCCTCGGCCGCTACAACAGCCAGGTCAGCTATGGGCAGAGCCGCGTTCAAGTCGTCTGGAACCGGATCATTCTGCCCGACACGTCTTCGCTCACGCTCGACAACCTGGTCGGAGCCGACCCGGCCGGCTATGCCGGGCTGGAAGACGACGTGGACTACCACTGGGGCCGCATCTTCGCCGGAGCGGCGCTGACCACGCTGCTGGGCGTTGGTGCCGAGCTGGCCGCGCCGGAGAACCGCCAGGATGGCGACCGCATCATCATCGCCGGGCGCGACAGCGCGCAGGACAGCATCAATCAGGTCGGGCAGGAGATGACCCGGCGCAACATGAACATCCAGCCGACGCTGACCGAGCGGCCGGGCCTGCCGGTTCGCATCATCGCCAACCGGGATCTGGTGCTGCGGCCCTACCAGCCGTTGTTCTTCAACAAGGGGACTTCACGATGA
- the trbG gene encoding P-type conjugative transfer protein TrbG — MNLPFRFYAFVLMFAATTSSLLGCASQGKPPPSISLDEPVQAQPLPEPPKPVEVVAVPEPLALPAQLKPLPELDEAATVPEPADEKVRVSRANAEARIAPTREGYVNAIQVWPYSDGALYQVYAAPGRVTVVSLQPGEELVTVAAGDTVRWIVGDTSSGSGEALRVNVLVKPTRSGLKTNLVITTSRRTYLLELTSTEKAWMASVSWDYPKDRMLALQRQSQAAQTAAPVDTGLALEKIRFRYAVSGSNPPWKPLRAFDDGEKVYIQFPPGIAQGELPPLFVIGAQGDGQLVNYRFRSPYYIVDRLFGAAELRLGGDGGDVVRIERTDGVARRN; from the coding sequence ATGAACCTGCCTTTTCGCTTTTACGCTTTCGTGCTGATGTTCGCGGCCACCACGTCGTCATTGCTGGGCTGCGCCTCGCAGGGCAAGCCGCCGCCGTCCATCTCGCTCGATGAGCCGGTGCAGGCGCAGCCGCTGCCCGAGCCGCCCAAGCCGGTCGAAGTCGTCGCCGTGCCCGAGCCGCTGGCGCTGCCGGCGCAGTTGAAGCCGCTGCCGGAGCTGGACGAGGCAGCGACCGTGCCGGAGCCGGCCGACGAGAAGGTGCGCGTCTCGCGCGCCAATGCCGAGGCGCGTATCGCGCCGACCCGCGAGGGCTACGTCAACGCGATTCAGGTGTGGCCGTACAGCGACGGCGCGTTGTATCAAGTCTATGCCGCGCCGGGGCGCGTCACCGTGGTTTCGCTCCAGCCCGGCGAGGAACTGGTGACGGTCGCCGCTGGCGATACCGTGCGCTGGATCGTCGGCGACACGTCCAGCGGCAGCGGCGAGGCGCTGCGCGTCAACGTGCTGGTCAAGCCCACTCGCTCGGGCCTGAAAACCAATCTGGTCATCACCACCAGCCGCCGGACGTACCTGCTGGAACTGACCTCGACGGAAAAGGCATGGATGGCGTCGGTGTCATGGGACTACCCGAAAGACCGGATGCTGGCCTTGCAGCGCCAGTCGCAGGCCGCACAGACAGCCGCGCCGGTCGATACCGGCCTGGCGCTGGAGAAGATCCGTTTCCGCTACGCGGTGTCAGGGAGCAATCCGCCGTGGAAGCCATTGCGGGCGTTTGACGACGGCGAGAAGGTCTATATCCAGTTCCCGCCGGGTATCGCCCAAGGCGAACTGCCACCGCTGTTCGTCATCGGCGCGCAGGGTGATGGTCAGCTCGTCAATTACCGTTTCCGCTCGCCTTATTACATCGTGGATCGCCTCTTTGGCGCGGCCGAACTGCGCCTGGGCGGCGATGGTGGTGACGTGGTGCGGATCGAGCGCACTGACGGCGTGGCGCGGAGGAACTGA